The Caldicellulosiruptor changbaiensis genome has a segment encoding these proteins:
- a CDS encoding YigZ family protein, which yields MGYKTIKQNTRTEIVEKRSKFIASAFRVENQHEVDYFLNEVRKEFYDATHNVYAYTYGIEYPIQKYSDDGEPQGTAGLPVMEVIRKNGLSNVLIVVTRYFGGILLGAAGLVRAYTQAAAASIEKAGILEYHECEKIIVTLDYPNFEKVKWLIEKANAKILGIEYSQVVDIVVLVKVEDVESLIKNISDVTAGNFLVERKGLFLEAI from the coding sequence ATGGGCTACAAGACTATAAAACAAAATACACGAACAGAGATTGTGGAAAAAAGGTCAAAGTTTATTGCCTCTGCATTTAGAGTAGAAAATCAGCATGAGGTGGATTATTTCTTGAACGAAGTCCGAAAGGAATTTTATGATGCAACTCATAATGTTTATGCCTATACATATGGTATTGAATATCCAATCCAGAAATATTCAGACGATGGAGAACCACAAGGCACAGCAGGTCTACCTGTGATGGAGGTTATAAGAAAAAATGGACTTTCTAATGTACTTATTGTTGTGACACGCTATTTTGGTGGCATACTTCTTGGTGCAGCTGGTTTGGTAAGAGCATATACACAAGCTGCTGCAGCTTCTATTGAAAAAGCGGGAATTTTAGAGTATCATGAATGTGAGAAGATAATTGTCACTTTAGACTATCCGAATTTTGAGAAGGTCAAGTGGCTAATAGAGAAGGCTAATGCTAAGATACTGGGAATAGAGTATTCGCAGGTGGTAGATATCGTTGTTTTAGTAAAAGTAGAGGATGTGGAAAGCCTCATCAAAAATATTTCTGATGTGACAGCGGGCAATTTTTTGGTTGAGAGAAAAGGGCTATTTCTTGAAGCAATTTAG
- a CDS encoding NUDIX hydrolase, which yields MLIRNCAGGVVFYQGKIFIMKNEKGEWVFPKGVIRNGEIAPEVAVRRVKEEVGIDASILSTAGQTSYEFYSVTRQKPVCNKIVWYIMEAKSPEFLKENKDENVFDAGYFDIEEAIQKITYSQDKALASYAYEQYKQLVNI from the coding sequence TTGCTAATCCGTAATTGTGCAGGTGGGGTTGTATTCTACCAAGGGAAGATTTTTATTATGAAGAACGAGAAAGGTGAGTGGGTTTTTCCAAAAGGCGTTATTAGAAATGGTGAGATTGCACCAGAGGTGGCAGTGAGACGAGTAAAAGAAGAGGTTGGAATTGATGCGTCAATTCTTTCAACGGCAGGTCAGACAAGTTACGAGTTCTATTCAGTAACACGTCAAAAGCCTGTATGCAACAAGATCGTATGGTATATCATGGAGGCAAAATCCCCAGAGTTCTTGAAAGAGAATAAAGATGAAAACGTGTTTGACGCTGGGTATTTTGATATTGAAGAGGCTATCCAGAAGATTACTTATAGCCAAGACAAGGCTTTGGCATCCTATGCGTACGAACAATATAAGCAGCTTGTGAATATTTAA